GCTTCACTCTCCGGACTTTTAATAATTAAAACAGCTTGACTGTTTATTCGGTTTTCCGAAGCACTCGCGTGACTTGGAAAGAAAATAACATTATAGACAAAAACAAATAAAATAAAAACTACTATATGTTTAATTGTTTTGTATTTAATAAATCTTTTTTGTCTTCGTAAATGAGGATCCATATAAAAATAAAAAAACTCCCAGTTAATCATGCATGGGAATTTACTCGCACACCTTAGCATATCTTCTTAAAATAGTCAATGGTATAGAGGTGGATAAATAATCGTATTTTTATTTAAATTTAGCAGATTTATAGTGGTTTAGTTAATAATTGTTCTAAGATAGCAAAACAATAGCTTATTATTAGTTTAAATTGTTCCATTGGAACAATAGATTATTAGGTTATATTAAAAACAACATATTCTTGTTTAATATTAGCCATTTTTAATAAGGAGTATTGGTGCTAATTTAAAATATTTCTTATTTTGTTTTATATGGAACAAATATATAGTTATATTATACTTATTGTTCCATTTGGAACGATTCTTGATTAATTAAAAAATCCCACTATGGGGATTTCTTAATTAGTACTTAGTACTTAGTTATATTCTATTTATTTTGGCAGATATTTCAATATTTCATGATCTCTGTCTGTTGCCTTCTTTTGTTTCTCCTTTTTATTTTTCCATGACTTATATAATAAATATAGCCAAACAATTGAAGCTACTACCCATATTATATACCAAAATCTTGAACGAAGAACAGCCACAAATTGTTTATTGAAAAATATCATTGAAATAGGCACTAATATTTGTACAAGACCAAAAAATGCAATAACAAGAAAGTTATTCTTTTTATATTTTGATTTTTCGGTTAAGTATTTATATAGGAAAAAAGCGAAGATAATAACTCCTATAATAGCTATTGCTAGTAAAATATTTGTACCAATTTCGCCAATTGGTTGGGGTCTTGGGTTAAACCAATAACCAGGTGAAAGATAGTTATAATTCATATATTAACTTTAATTTAGATTATTTTTCTACAACCAGGCAATAATGATAATTTCCTGGCTTTATTTCTTTAATTGATTTTGGTGATAATATCTCTATGGCCTCTTTGGCCATTTCTTTTGAAATTCTCCTTTTTTGATCAGGTCCAATAGGAGATGGGGCGTCTTCCCAATCACAAACAACAAGAAAACCACCTTTCTTAAGAGTTTTAAATGATTCCTTAAGCATCTCAAGACTGTTCTCAGCCTGGTGTAGGGTGTTAATTAAAAAAGAGGCTTGAGATTTATTATATAGCTCTTTAAGAGATCCTTCTGATTCAATATTTTTTTTCACTATTTCTATGTTATTTATTTTATGATGCTTAATGTCTTTTTTTGCTGAGTCTATAATTTCCGGTAATACATCTACGCCATAGACCTTTCCTTTATCTCCAACAAGCGAAGATATTGCATAAAGAAAGAATAAAGACCTTCCGCAACCAAGATCACAAACAAAATCATTGTGCTTAATCATTCCCTGATTAATAATTAAATCAATAGAAATTAGAGATGTTTTTGTAGGTATTTTATTCATGTTAATATGAGTTAATAACAAGTTTTCCACAAACTACTTTTTGGCTAATATTAGGTAAAATCTTATTTTAAGTCTAGGATTTTCTGGACTTATAAACAGGCTGTTTTTTTTATTTAATTTTAGCTTTTTTAAAATCAAAGTCTATATTATACTGGACTTATCTTTTAATTTTTATAGGGTGGGCGCACAAGGATTCGAACCCTGGACCCCTTCGGTGTAAACGAAGTGCTCTAACCAGCTGAGCTATGCGCCCTAAAAAAACTGTGGACCATAAGGGACTCGAACCCTTGACCTCTTCCATGCCATGGAAGCACTCTAGCCAACTGAGCTAATGGCCCTTATTTCTTTTTATTATCAATGAGATAAATATATATTATTTTTTTAAAAAAGACAAGGTTGTTTTTTTGTTTTTAGATTTTTGGTGCTCCCGGAGGGAATCGAACCCCCATTTTATCCTTAGGACGGATTTGTTCTATCCATTGAACTACGGAAGCTTATTTGCGTTGACTATAGAACTATATAATTATTTTAAGATTTAGGCAATACTTGGAGCTTGACAAGGTATGGTTCTTTTTTGCTACACTTAAGATAGATTATTAATTATAAAGAAAACATATGTTTACAAAAAACTCAGGAGGATTGGGTCAAAAAGAGGGGGTTGAAACTATTATAGGTTCATCTGTTAAGCTTGAGGGAAACTTTTCTTGCCAAGGAGGTATTGTTGTTGAGGGAGAAGTTAAGGGTAATCTTAAAACCTCTTCTTTATTAGAGGTCGGTGTTAAGGCAGTTGTTACAGCCGACATAGAAGCCGCTGAGGCTCGTGTTGCCGGAGAGATTAAAGGCAACCTCAGAGTTAACGGTTTTTTGGAGATCGCTTCTTCTGCCAAGATATATGGAGATATAGAGGCCTCTTCTATTTCAGTTGGACAAGGAGCTGTTTTAAAAGGCAAGATTTTGGTTTTAGGTAATGAGAGTAAAAATCATAAGAGTAAAGAAAAAGAAGATATAAAAGAAGGAGATGAATAATGTTTATATTTACGATTCTTATCTTTCCCAAAAAAGTCACCAAAAAGCTTTGGCGGCTATGGAAATACGTTTAACCGACTTGGGGCTTAACGGAAAAATATATCGCTTAACCCCAATGACACGTCTTTCTGAAATAATAAGGGATGAATTAAAAAGAAAGGCTAAAACCATTGTGGCAGTAGGTGGAGATTCTTTATTTTCCAAATTGGCAACTCTTTTATCTGGAACAGATACGCCTTTAGCTATTTTGCCAATCGGTGAAAAAAGCGCCTGTGCTAAAACACTGGGTATTACTGAAGATGATCCTTGTAAGGTATTAGCAGCTAGAAGAATAGTTAATTTAGATACTGGCAAGATAGATGCCGGACAGTTTTTCTTATGCGAAGCTTTAATTAAAACAGAAGATAGTTTAATAAGACTAAATAGAGATATTGAGATAACAGTTAAGGGGCAGGCGGAGATTAAGGTGGTTAATATTTTACCTAAAGATGATATAGAAAACACTCTTTCAGCTAACCCTGAAGATGGAAAATTTAATATTTTTATAACAGTAAAAGACAGTGGTGGTTTTTTAAAAAAGAGTGTTTCAAAAAGCTTTTTTCTTTGTGAAAGCTTAGAAATTGAAAATGGGGTTAAAGAAGTTTTAATAGATAGTTCAATTAAGCTTGATAAAGCTAGTAGAATAGATATTGTCCCTAAAGCAATTTTTGTAATAGTAGGTAAGGAAAGGAGTTTTTAGGTAATAAAAAACCCCTAAAAAAGAAAGGGGCTTAAATTTTTACAATAGATATTAATTAGTCATCTTTGGAACCAGTACGAAGGTTTTTTGTTTATGTTTTGTTTGTCCAACAAAAATTTTTTCCAAACCAATAAAGGGATTATTTATGATAATTATATCACCCTTTTTTAGTTGAATTGAAGCAAGATTTGTTTCTTTAAAAAATATTACTTTCGTTTTTCTATCCTGCTTCTTTATTATACTTCTTAAGCTTCGTATATCTTCAACTTCATATACATCTTCGTGATCATTAATAATTCTTTGTAGGTCTTTATTTTCGATTTTACTTTCATCGGCTGTAAGACCAAAATTGACTCTTAATTTCTCCATTGTTTGTTTTTAAGGTTTTTGAAAACCATTTAAATATACTACTATTAAAAAATAAAGTCAATATGTTTTTTGGGTTATTTATTGCTTATTGAAAAATATTTGTTTTTATGCTACAATTTATTCACTATTATTTATATATAAATATATGCCTTTAATCCCTACTGTTATTGAAAAGTCCGGGCACTACGAAAGAGCCTATGATATCTATTCCCGCCTTTTACGGGATCGTATTATTTTCTTAGGTGAGCCTATTAATGATCATGTAGCCAATATTATTATTGCCCAACTACTTTTTCTTGATGCTGAAGCTAAGGAAAAGGATATAAAGTTCTATATAAATTCCCCAGGAGGCTCTGTTACTGCTGGTTTGGCTATTTATGACACTATGCAGTATGTTAAGTCGGATGTTTCCACTATTTGTGTTGGTATGGCCGCTTCTATGGGTGCTACCCTTTTAGCAGCCGGAGCCGAGGGTAAGCGCTTTGCTTTGCCTAATTCAGAGATTATGATCCACCAGGTAATGGGTGGTTTTGAGGGCCAGGCCTCTGATATTAAGATTCGTTCAGAGCATATTTTAAAGATTAAAGATAAATTGAATAGAATTTTATCTAAACATACCGGACAAAAAGTTGATGATATTGAGAAAGACACAGATAGAGATCGCTTTCTTTCTACCGAAGAAGCCAAAAAGTATGGTATTATTGATAAAATAATAGGGAGATAAGGCTTTTTTAAGTCTTGACAACCTCTAACTATTGGTGTAGAATCTGGATATTGTTTATTAATTAAATTTTTTCTGTTATGACAGCAGCTAAGAAGCTTTTAAAGAAAAAAAGCAAAAATGTTTCCGTTGAATCCAATAAAACTCTTGAAGAAATAAAGGAAGAGTTAAAACCAGGGATGAGTGTTCGTATTTACCAAAAGATTAAAGAACTTAATCCCAAGGGTGAAGAAAAAGAACGTGTCCAGTATTTTGATGGCCTAGTTATTGCTCGTAAGCATGGTAAAGAGGTTGGTTCAACTATTACGGTTCGTAAGGTAACCGATGGAGTTGGGGTAGAAAAGATTTATCCTCTTAATTTGCCAACCATTACCAAAATAGAAGTCCAAAAACAAGCTCGTGTTCGTCGTGCCAAACTTTATTATCTTCGTTCCGGTTATAATAAGAGACTTAAGGAAAAGGTTGTAAAGGAAAAAGTTGTAGCTTTGGAAAAGAAATAATTTAAGTATTTTAAAATAGAGAGTTATAAAAGCGGGAAGTGGAAAGTGAAAGAAAATTGTTTAATATTTCACTTAACGCTTCTCGTTTTTATATTATCTGCGGATATGGTGGAATTGGTAGACACGCAAGCTTGAGGGGCTTGTGAGGGTTTCCTCGTGAGGGTTCGAGTCCCTCTATCCGCACAGTAAAGAAGTTTTTTAAAAATTTAATCGAGGGAGGGATTAAAATGAAAACACTTTTATTTTTACTTTTTTTAGGCTTAATTCTTTTAATTTGTAATTTTGCTTTTAATAAACAAGCAAAAAATCTTCTTGACGGACAAGTTAATGTTTTGTCCGAAAAAGATGGAGATAATAAGTTTATTTTTCTTAATTTCCGACGTGATGGAATATATCATGTAGAAATAAAGAAACAAGATGATGTGAGTGGTCAATATAATAAACTTATTTTTTCAAGTAGGATTAATAGCCTATCCAAAGACAGTGGT
This genomic window from Patescibacteria group bacterium contains:
- a CDS encoding methyltransferase domain-containing protein, whose protein sequence is MNKIPTKTSLISIDLIINQGMIKHNDFVCDLGCGRSLFFLYAISSLVGDKGKVYGVDVLPEIIDSAKKDIKHHKINNIEIVKKNIESEGSLKELYNKSQASFLINTLHQAENSLEMLKESFKTLKKGGFLVVCDWEDAPSPIGPDQKRRISKEMAKEAIEILSPKSIKEIKPGNYHYCLVVEK
- a CDS encoding polymer-forming cytoskeletal protein gives rise to the protein MFTKNSGGLGQKEGVETIIGSSVKLEGNFSCQGGIVVEGEVKGNLKTSSLLEVGVKAVVTADIEAAEARVAGEIKGNLRVNGFLEIASSAKIYGDIEASSISVGQGAVLKGKILVLGNESKNHKSKEKEDIKEGDE
- a CDS encoding diacylglycerol kinase family protein encodes the protein MNNVYIYDSYLSQKSHQKALAAMEIRLTDLGLNGKIYRLTPMTRLSEIIRDELKRKAKTIVAVGGDSLFSKLATLLSGTDTPLAILPIGEKSACAKTLGITEDDPCKVLAARRIVNLDTGKIDAGQFFLCEALIKTEDSLIRLNRDIEITVKGQAEIKVVNILPKDDIENTLSANPEDGKFNIFITVKDSGGFLKKSVSKSFFLCESLEIENGVKEVLIDSSIKLDKASRIDIVPKAIFVIVGKERSF
- the clpP gene encoding ATP-dependent Clp endopeptidase proteolytic subunit ClpP: MPLIPTVIEKSGHYERAYDIYSRLLRDRIIFLGEPINDHVANIIIAQLLFLDAEAKEKDIKFYINSPGGSVTAGLAIYDTMQYVKSDVSTICVGMAASMGATLLAAGAEGKRFALPNSEIMIHQVMGGFEGQASDIKIRSEHILKIKDKLNRILSKHTGQKVDDIEKDTDRDRFLSTEEAKKYGIIDKIIGR
- the rplS gene encoding 50S ribosomal protein L19, with the translated sequence MTAAKKLLKKKSKNVSVESNKTLEEIKEELKPGMSVRIYQKIKELNPKGEEKERVQYFDGLVIARKHGKEVGSTITVRKVTDGVGVEKIYPLNLPTITKIEVQKQARVRRAKLYYLRSGYNKRLKEKVVKEKVVALEKK